ACGGGCGCTGCCCCCTTCATGATGCTGGAGGCGGGCCTGCTCCCGGAAAAGTACGCCAGGAAGAGGGACGTGATCATGAAGACGACCGCGGCCGCGGCGGTCAGTTTGCTCAGGAAGCTGGTGGGTCCGCTCGACCCGAACAGGGTCTGGGAGGAGCCGCCGCCGAAGACGGCCCCGATGTCGGCCCCCTTCCCCGTCTGCA
This DNA window, taken from Candidatus Deferrimicrobiaceae bacterium, encodes the following:
- the secG gene encoding preprotein translocase subunit SecG, with translation MYTLIVILHIVVSLALILIILLQTGKGADIGAVFGGGSSQTLFGSSGPTSFLSKLTAAAAVVFMITSLFLAYFSGSRPASSIMKGAAPV